The Strigops habroptila isolate Jane chromosome 8, bStrHab1.2.pri, whole genome shotgun sequence genome includes a window with the following:
- the RO60 gene encoding 60 kDa SS-A/Ro ribonucleoprotein isoform X2 has product MSISVLLRNLGKLTANAVLEPRGSEVAIVCERLRNEKLLKKGRIHPFHILVALESYKAGHGSRGKLWWRPDEDILEALDASFYKTFKTVEPTGKRFLLAVDVSASMTQKVLGSVLNASTVAAAMCMVVARTEKDSHIVAFSHEMVPCPVTTDMTLPQVLVKMYEIPVGTTDCSLPMIWAQKTQTAADVFIVFTDNETFAGNTHPATALREYREKMGISAKLIICGMTSSGFTIADPDDRGMLDICGFDTGALDVIRNFALDLI; this is encoded by the exons ATGTCCATTTCTGTATTGTTGAGAAATTTAGGAAAGCTAACAGCAAATGCAGTGCTTGAACCACGAGGTTCAGAAGTGGCAATAGTATGTGAAAGACTGAGAAATGAGAAACTGCTAAAAAAG GGTAGAATACATCCGTTCCATATTTTGGTTGCATTAGAAAGCTATAAAGCTGGACatggaagcagaggaaagctTTGGTGGCGTCCTGATGAAGACATTTTAGAAGCCTTAGATGCCTCATTTTACAAAACTTTCAAG ACGGTTGAACCAACAGGAAAACGCTTCTTACTTGCAGTTGATGTCAGTGCGTCAATGACACAAAAAGTTTTGGGCAGTGTACTCAATGCTAGCACCGTTGCAGCAGCAATGTGTATG gTTGTGGCACGTACTGAAAAGGATTCCCATATTGTTGCCTTTTCGCATGAAATGGTGCCCTGCCCAGTGACGACTGATATGACGTTGCCTCAAGTATTAGTGAAAATGTATGAA attCCAGTGGGTACCACTGATTGTTCCCTTCCAATGATATGGGCTCAAAAAACTCAGACAGCTGCTGATGTCTTTATTGTGTTTACCGATAACGAGACTTTTGCTGGAAATACTCATCCTGCAACAGCTCTTAGAGAGTACAGAGAG AAAATGGGTATTTCTGCTAAATTGATCATTTGTGGAATGACCTCAAGTGGTTTTACCATTGCCGATCCAGATGACAGAGGCATGTTGGATATATGTGGCTTTGATACAGGAGCTTTGGATGTTATTCGAAACTTCGCTTTGGATTTGATCTAA
- the RO60 gene encoding 60 kDa SS-A/Ro ribonucleoprotein isoform X1: MEDEEKQVQLLNEKQVPNSESGYVWHVTDMNRLQRFLCFGSEGGTYYIKEQKLGYGNAEALVRLIEEGRGCEVVQEIKTFSQEGRAAKQEPLLFALAICSQCSDAKTKQAAFKAVPEVCCIPTHLFTFIQFKKDLKEGMKCGIWGRALRKAVADWYNGKNGMAVALAVTKYKQRSGWSHKDLLRLSHLKPASEGIAIVTKYITKGWKDVQEAYKDKAVSADTEKLLKYLEAVEKVKRTKDELEVTHLIEEYGLVREHLLTNHLKSKEVWKALLKEMSISVLLRNLGKLTANAVLEPRGSEVAIVCERLRNEKLLKKGRIHPFHILVALESYKAGHGSRGKLWWRPDEDILEALDASFYKTFKTVEPTGKRFLLAVDVSASMTQKVLGSVLNASTVAAAMCMVVARTEKDSHIVAFSHEMVPCPVTTDMTLPQVLVKMYEIPVGTTDCSLPMIWAQKTQTAADVFIVFTDNETFAGNTHPATALREYREKMGISAKLIICGMTSSGFTIADPDDRGMLDICGFDTGALDVIRNFALDLI; this comes from the exons ATGGAGGACGAGGAAAAACAAGTGCAACTCCTGAATGAAAAGCAGGTGCCAAACTCTGAGAGTGGTTATGTGTGGCATGTCACCGATATGAATCGACTGCAGCGTTTCTTGTGTTTTGGTTCAGAAGGTGGTACTTATTACATCAAGGAGCAGAAGCTGGGCTATGGAAATGCAGAAGCTTTAGTGAGACTGATTGAAGAGGGTAGAGGTTGTGAAGTTGTTcaagaaataaagacattcaGTCAAGAAGGCAGAGCAGCAAAACAGGAGCCCCTGCTTTTTGCTCTTGCAATTTGCTCACAGTGTTCTgatgcaaaaacaaaacaagcagcatttAAAGCTGTTCCTGAGGTGTGTTGCATACCAACTCATCTCTTTACTTTCatccaatttaaaaaagatCTGAAGGAGGGCATGAAATGTGGTATTTGGGGCCGTGCACTGAGGAAAGCTGTTGCAGATTGGTACAATGGAAAAAATGGCATGGCTGTTGCTTTAGCAgttacaaaatataaacaaagaaGTGGTTGGTCTCATAAAGATCTTCTGAGGTTGTCCCACCTAAAACCTGCCAGTGAAG gAATTGCTATAGTCACTAAATATATTACCAAAGGGTGGAAAGATGTCCAAGAAGCTTATAAAGACAAAGCAGTTTCTGCTGACACTGAAAAACTCTTGAAGTATCTGGAGGCTGTGGAGAAAGTAAAACGCACAAAAGATGAATTGGAAGTTACTCATTTAATAGAGGAATATGGTCTAGTTAGAGAGCATCTCCTGACAAACCATCTGAAATCTAAAGAG GTTTGGAAGGCATTGCTAAAGGAGATGTCCATTTCTGTATTGTTGAGAAATTTAGGAAAGCTAACAGCAAATGCAGTGCTTGAACCACGAGGTTCAGAAGTGGCAATAGTATGTGAAAGACTGAGAAATGAGAAACTGCTAAAAAAG GGTAGAATACATCCGTTCCATATTTTGGTTGCATTAGAAAGCTATAAAGCTGGACatggaagcagaggaaagctTTGGTGGCGTCCTGATGAAGACATTTTAGAAGCCTTAGATGCCTCATTTTACAAAACTTTCAAG ACGGTTGAACCAACAGGAAAACGCTTCTTACTTGCAGTTGATGTCAGTGCGTCAATGACACAAAAAGTTTTGGGCAGTGTACTCAATGCTAGCACCGTTGCAGCAGCAATGTGTATG gTTGTGGCACGTACTGAAAAGGATTCCCATATTGTTGCCTTTTCGCATGAAATGGTGCCCTGCCCAGTGACGACTGATATGACGTTGCCTCAAGTATTAGTGAAAATGTATGAA attCCAGTGGGTACCACTGATTGTTCCCTTCCAATGATATGGGCTCAAAAAACTCAGACAGCTGCTGATGTCTTTATTGTGTTTACCGATAACGAGACTTTTGCTGGAAATACTCATCCTGCAACAGCTCTTAGAGAGTACAGAGAG AAAATGGGTATTTCTGCTAAATTGATCATTTGTGGAATGACCTCAAGTGGTTTTACCATTGCCGATCCAGATGACAGAGGCATGTTGGATATATGTGGCTTTGATACAGGAGCTTTGGATGTTATTCGAAACTTCGCTTTGGATTTGATCTAA